In Tessaracoccus flavus, the following are encoded in one genomic region:
- a CDS encoding putative quinol monooxygenase, protein MKTLFAEFTALPGHEERVSFLIQGLADKVRQEPGNVVFQPFTREDHPRRWFVFEQYADEAAFEAHINADYGAEFNAELAQHIVEEGSELTWLVEPSSPSPA, encoded by the coding sequence ATGAAGACACTCTTTGCCGAGTTCACTGCACTGCCCGGCCACGAGGAACGCGTTTCGTTCCTCATCCAGGGCCTCGCCGACAAGGTGCGGCAGGAGCCCGGCAACGTCGTGTTCCAGCCCTTCACCCGCGAGGACCACCCGCGTCGCTGGTTCGTCTTCGAGCAGTACGCCGACGAGGCCGCGTTCGAGGCGCACATCAACGCGGACTACGGCGCCGAGTTCAACGCGGAGCTGGCGCAGCACATCGTCGAGGAGGGCTCGGAGCTCACCTGGCTCGTGGAGCCGAGCTCTCCGTCGCCCGCCTGA
- a CDS encoding glutamate synthase subunit beta encodes MADPTAFITTPREVAARRPVEERVGDWREVYPGTPGRALLPIISRQAGRCMDCGIPFCHNGCPLGNLIPEWNELVWREEWQPALERLHATNNFPEFTGRLCPAPCETACVVGINRDPVTIKNVEVAIIDKAWDDSRVTPQQPEWHTAKTVAVVGSGPAGLAAAQQLTRAGHTVVVYERADAVGGLLRYGIPEFKMEKSVLNRRLKQMVLEGTQFKTGVEIGVDVTGEDLLDSYEAVVLAIGATVPRDLPVPGRELRGIHQAMEFLPQANRAALGESVDGQITAEGKDVVIIGGGDTGADCLGTSIRQGARSITQLEIMGMPPESRPVNQPWPTYPMTFKVTSAHEEGGDRIYAVSTNRFVGDDDGRVAGLDIVEVRFDGGRFEPVAGTERHIPAQLVLLAMGFTGPQQAGLVDELGLELDPRGNIKRDESFATSVPGVFACGDAGRGQSLIVWAIAEGRSCAQGVDAFLSGTSKLPRPIGPELRQLLV; translated from the coding sequence ATGGCTGATCCCACCGCGTTCATCACCACCCCGCGCGAGGTCGCGGCCCGACGCCCCGTCGAGGAGCGGGTCGGCGACTGGCGGGAGGTCTACCCCGGCACACCGGGCCGGGCGCTGCTGCCGATCATCTCCCGGCAGGCGGGGCGCTGCATGGACTGCGGCATCCCCTTCTGTCACAACGGCTGCCCACTCGGAAACCTCATTCCCGAATGGAACGAGCTCGTGTGGCGCGAGGAATGGCAGCCCGCGTTGGAGCGGCTCCACGCCACGAACAACTTCCCCGAGTTCACGGGCCGGCTCTGCCCCGCGCCGTGCGAGACCGCCTGCGTGGTCGGCATCAACCGCGACCCGGTGACCATCAAGAACGTCGAGGTCGCGATCATCGACAAGGCCTGGGACGACTCGAGGGTCACTCCCCAGCAGCCCGAGTGGCACACGGCCAAGACCGTCGCCGTCGTGGGCTCCGGTCCCGCCGGGCTGGCCGCGGCCCAGCAGCTCACCCGGGCCGGCCACACGGTCGTCGTCTACGAGCGTGCCGACGCGGTCGGCGGGCTGCTCCGCTACGGAATCCCGGAGTTCAAGATGGAGAAGTCCGTGCTCAACCGCCGTCTGAAGCAGATGGTGCTCGAGGGGACGCAGTTCAAGACCGGCGTCGAGATCGGGGTCGACGTCACCGGCGAGGACCTGCTCGACAGCTACGAGGCCGTCGTGCTGGCCATCGGCGCGACGGTGCCCCGCGACCTGCCGGTGCCGGGCCGTGAGCTGCGCGGCATCCACCAGGCGATGGAGTTCCTCCCGCAGGCCAACAGGGCGGCGCTGGGGGAGAGCGTGGATGGCCAGATCACGGCCGAGGGCAAGGATGTCGTGATCATCGGCGGGGGAGACACCGGAGCCGACTGCCTCGGCACCTCCATCCGACAGGGTGCGCGCTCCATCACGCAGCTCGAGATCATGGGCATGCCCCCCGAGTCACGGCCCGTCAACCAGCCCTGGCCGACGTACCCGATGACCTTCAAGGTCACCTCGGCGCACGAGGAGGGCGGGGACCGGATCTACGCCGTCTCGACCAACCGTTTCGTCGGGGACGACGATGGACGGGTCGCCGGGCTCGACATCGTCGAGGTGCGCTTCGACGGCGGCCGCTTCGAGCCGGTGGCGGGCACCGAGAGGCACATCCCCGCCCAGTTGGTGCTGCTCGCAATGGGCTTCACCGGACCGCAGCAGGCCGGCCTCGTCGATGAACTCGGGCTCGAACTGGACCCGCGCGGCAACATCAAGCGCGACGAGTCCTTTGCGACCTCGGTGCCGGGTGTCTTCGCCTGTGGGGACGCGGGCAGGGGGCAGTCGCTCATCGTCTGGGCGATCGCGGAGGGCCGCAGCTGCGCCCAGGGGGTGGATGCGTTCCTGAGCGGCACCTCGAAGCTGCCCCGGCCCATCGGGCCGGAGCTCCGACAGCTCCTGGTCTGA
- a CDS encoding ABC transporter ATP-binding protein gives MTDLAAADKLLEGTPTDTVGRLQLRGLTKEFGNGPEKVTAVDAIDLDIEPGEFITLLGPSGCGKTTTLRMIAGFEDPSGGEVVLDGRNMIDIPPNKRPMAMVFQSYALFPHLKVRDNVGYGLKLRRLPATQLNEEVDLALESMNLQQYANRAPNQLSGGQQQRVALARAMVMKPKVLLFDEPLSNLDAKLREQMRLEIRRLQRHLGITSVYVTHDQSEAMSMSDRIVVMNKGQVEQAAPPETIYRHPASVFVADFIGRANFLDVRVISHDGDGRATVEVLGQRVQVPAHPDAASAKDVVLLVRPESLRLVSVGSHGAGDLDGHEGRVVTSVFFGDTVEYEVETEHGKMAAVVADPNVADIHPEGADVEVRFNAERAWLLPRDS, from the coding sequence ATGACCGACCTCGCCGCCGCAGACAAGCTGCTGGAAGGGACCCCCACGGACACGGTTGGCCGCCTACAACTGCGCGGTCTGACCAAGGAGTTCGGCAACGGACCAGAGAAAGTCACCGCGGTCGACGCCATTGATCTCGACATCGAGCCGGGTGAGTTCATCACGCTGCTCGGGCCCTCGGGGTGCGGTAAAACCACCACGCTACGCATGATCGCAGGGTTCGAGGACCCGTCCGGCGGTGAGGTGGTGCTCGACGGACGAAACATGATCGACATCCCGCCGAACAAGCGTCCGATGGCTATGGTGTTCCAGTCGTACGCACTCTTCCCCCACCTCAAGGTGCGCGACAACGTGGGCTACGGGCTCAAGCTGCGCCGGCTCCCCGCCACCCAGTTGAACGAGGAGGTCGACCTGGCGCTGGAGTCGATGAACCTGCAGCAGTACGCCAACCGCGCCCCCAATCAGCTCTCCGGTGGACAGCAGCAGCGGGTGGCTCTCGCCCGCGCCATGGTGATGAAGCCCAAGGTCCTGCTGTTCGACGAGCCGCTGAGCAACCTGGACGCCAAACTCCGCGAGCAGATGCGCCTCGAGATCCGGCGGCTGCAGCGCCACCTGGGCATCACCAGCGTCTACGTCACCCACGACCAGTCCGAGGCCATGAGCATGTCCGACCGGATCGTCGTGATGAACAAGGGACAGGTCGAACAGGCGGCGCCCCCCGAGACCATCTACCGGCACCCGGCATCCGTATTCGTGGCCGACTTCATCGGGCGGGCCAACTTCCTCGACGTGCGCGTCATCTCACACGACGGCGACGGCAGGGCCACCGTCGAGGTCCTCGGGCAGCGCGTTCAGGTCCCGGCGCACCCCGACGCCGCATCCGCCAAGGACGTCGTGCTGCTCGTGCGCCCCGAATCCCTCCGTCTGGTGTCGGTCGGCTCGCACGGTGCGGGCGACCTGGACGGTCACGAGGGAAGGGTGGTCACCTCGGTGTTCTTCGGGGACACCGTCGAGTACGAGGTGGAGACCGAGCACGGCAAGATGGCGGCCGTGGTGGCCGACCCGAACGTGGCCGACATCCATCCCGAGGGCGCGGACGTGGAGGTGCGCTTCAACGCCGAGCGGGCCTGGCTGTTGCCCCGCGACTCGTAG